The following nucleotide sequence is from Natronosalvus caseinilyticus.
GCTCATGCACACCCAATTCGCGGCCCCCGTCCTAAATCCACCGCTCGTGGACGGCAACTGTCCCGCTGACTAGCCGTCGGACGCGCATCCTCGTTCCGTCTCGAGCCACCTGTTCTCGCTCCGAAGGGACCTATCGTTTCGTGTTATTGTGAAATGTATCTCAACCATGAAAATCTATATATCCTACGAGTTAGAGTGTTATTTGATGTCACAGCGCAAGCAACGTGAGCGTGAGGAGCACCCTTCCGAAACGGGTGACGACCACCAGTGGGAAATTGACCAGTTGGGCGCGGTTCGAAATCCCCTGACGAATCCGAATCTCTCGCGGCGATCGGTCCTGACGGCGACCGGTGCCGGGTTGCTCGCCGGATTGGTCCCGACGGGTACCGTCACCGCGGCTGAAGACGACGAGCGCTATCACCGCAAGACCCGGCCGACGATGTGGACCGAGACGATGCGGGCGAACGCTCGACGGAACATCGGTCGCTACGACTGGGCCGCGGGCCAGCGCGACAACGCCGTCGAGTCGGCCGATAGCTACCTCGAGAAGTACGGTCCTGACCTCGATAGCCTCTGGAGCCTCGTTACGTCCCAGCAGGTTCCGCGTGGTGGTGGCCTCTCGAACGAACGCCTCGTCCTGGGCGGCGACAGCGACCCCGGCACCGACCGCCTGTGGAAGATCGAGACGAACGTCGACGACCCCCACGGCGACGGCAAGTTGACGGTACCGACGAACGACTTCGGCGCCTACCGAGAGAGCGGCCTGAACGACCGGGGAATGTTCGACCCTGACCTGGCCGACGACTCGCTGCTGGTCAACGAGGAACACCCCGAGATGGGCGAGGGCTGGGGCGTCGACGACGGCTGGGGCTGGGTCGACGAGAACGACGACCTCGGGATGGGCGAGGGCAACCGGTGGAACTTCGTCGCCTACTACAACCACTGGTTCGTCTGGCGCCCCGGTGGGGTTCGTCGAATTCTCGACGCGCTGGTCGACGCCTACCTGCTCACCGAGGAATCGAAGTACGCGGTCGCCGGACTGGTACTCATTGATCGGATCGCGGACGTCTACCCCGAGATGACGATCGCGGACTACCAGCAGAACGCCCACGGCTTCTGGAACAGCCACGGCGGCCGCCAGACCGGTCGCATCATCGGGTCACACTGGGAGGGCAACCTCGCCCGGCGGCTGCTTGTCGCCTACGACGCGTTCTTCCCCGCGCTCGACGATCCGGCGGTCGCGGACGATGTCGTGAGATTCCTGGATGGGAAGACCGACGAATACCCCGGACTGGCCGCCAAGGATTCGGTTGCGCGTATCCGAGAGAACATCGAGGAGAACTACATCCAGGAGATCTTCCTGGCCGCGAAGGCGTCCCAGATCGCCCCTGGGCGGGGCCAGTTGTCGGCACTCGCGATTTCGGCCCGGGTGCTCGACGACACGCGCGAGAACGGCTATACGCGGGAGGCCATCGAGTGGATCTTCCAGCCCGGCAACGAGTACTTCGACGGCGACGTCTGGAACGAGGAACCCGAGAACTGGTACACGACGGGTGGAAACGTGCTCGCTCCGATCGTCGACCAGTGCGACCGCGACGGGTACTGGCACGAGGGCTCCCTCGGCTACAACCGGATCCGGATGTCCTCGATCCTGCAAGTCGCCCAGAACCTGCAGGGCTACGACGGGTTCGACGGCGCCGACCTCTACCAGCATCCGAAGTTCCAGAGCGCCCTCAAGATCAACTCGGACCTCCTGCTCCTGGACGAATTCTCGCCTGCGCTCGGGGACACCCACCACCCGGCGGGCAACGAGATGAGCCAGAGCGGCATTTCGGACGGCTACGAGGTGACGGGCGGTTCCCGATTCGCCAAGCTGTGGCACTACTCGAACGGCTACTCGACGACTGGAATCAGAGGCTCCATCTACGACGCCGAACCCGAGGGACTCGCCGAGGAAATCCAGTCGATCGTCGACGCCGAGGGACCCCTCGACCTGCCGAGCCAGAACCTTGCGGGCTTCGGCTTTGCAGCCCTCCGGGACGGCGAGAACTACACGACCGAATCCTTCGGCGAAACCTACGACACGTCCGACCTGTTCGCCGAGGCCTCCGCCCCGATCAACGACAGCTTCGACGAGGCGATCCAGTTCGAAGCCAGCCAGGCGGGCGAGTGGTGGACGTTCGAGTTCGACGTCGCAGACGCCGACGAGTACGAACTCGATCTCGAGACGCTGTTCGTCAGCACCTACGGCATCTACGACCTGTCCATCAACGGCGAGTACGTCGACACCATCGACTTTATGGCCGATGGCAGCGGTCGAGACACCATCTCGTACCTGCTCGAGTTGCCCGCGGGAACCAACACGATGCGCTTCGAGTGCGTCGGCAAGAACGACGACTCCGGGGGGTACAAGATGGCGCTGTACTACTTGACGTTGTTCGACGAAGAAGCCCGCGAACGTCGGGACGCGGCCGAACTGGGGAACGCGAAGCGCGCGTTCTGGATGTATTACGGCCGGAACGGAATCGGCGGCGGTGGAACCCCGCACGCTCACCGCGATACGCTACAGATCGGCGGTGCGGCCCACGAGATGGAACTCTCTCGGGACCTCGGCTATCCCGAGGCCACTGGTTCCCACCCGCCGCGACAGTTCTTCACGGACAACACGATCAGCCACAACACGGTCGTAGTCAACGAACGCGGCCAGGATCACCACTGGGTCGGCCAGCCACGACACTTCGAGGGCGAGGACGAACGGGTGAACCTGATCGACGTCGAGGCACCTCACGTCTACGAGGAGACCGACGAGTACCGGCGAACGACCGCGATGATCACCGTCGACGAGGAACACTCCTACGCCGTGGACTTCTTCCGCGTCGCCGGCGGCGACGACCACCGTTACGGCTTCCACACCACGAAAGCCGACCTCGCCACCGAGGGCCTCAACCCCGAGGCCCAGGACGGCGGGACGTTAGCCGGAGAAGGCGTGCCGTACGCAGATTCGTCGTACAACAGTCCGCGGTCGCCAGACTCGCGAGGGGCCGGGCTCAACTACTTCGACCAGGTCGAACGCGACGACGACCCCGCAGACCGGGTCGTCCTCGACTGGGATATCGAGGACCACTTCAACATGCGGGACGACGACGCCGACGGTGTCCACCTGCGACTCACGTCGTTCGGCGACTTCGACGACGTCGAACTGGCCAACGGCTATCCCCCGAACAGCTCCGGGGGCGCCGCGCCAGAGGACAGCCTCAGGTACGCCTTCCTCAACCGGCGTGGATCGGACCTCGAAACGACGTACACGTCCGTGATCGAGCACTTCGACGGCGACCGAGTCGTCGACTCGATCGAGGAGGTTCCGGTTTCGGGCGGGCCGGGCCACGCCGTCAAAGTCGAACTGACGAACGGGCGCACCGACTACGTCGTCTGTTCGTTCGAGAAGACCGACACGCTGACGGTCGACGACACCTTCGAGTTCAAGGGCTTCTTCGGCCTCTACTCGGTCGAAGACGGCGAGCCCGAGTACGGTTACGTCCAGGACGGAACGCACCTCGAGCCCCTCGACGAATCACCGCTCATCCAGGAAGCCGAGGGGTTCGTCCGGGGCACCGTCGAGGACTTCACCCGGGAGATGAGCCTCGAGAACGAACTGACGATCCGAATTGCCGCCGACAAGAACCTCCTCGAGCGCCACACCGGATTCGTCTACGTCGACAACGACCAGCGCGACCCCTGGCGGGGCGAACCCGACCCGGAGAACCCGGTCCTGGGTCGCGACCAGCGCGGCCGAGGGAACGGTTCCTATCCGGTCGAGGCCCTGGAGGGCGGGCGCGGAAACCTGCTGACGGTCGACGTCGGCGAGAAGACCTTCACCCGTGATTTCGTCGACCCAGACCGGCTCGAGGACGGCGGGTACAACTACATCATCGAGGAAGGCGACGACGTTCGGATTCCGCTGACGTCGGTGTGGTCGCGGGAGTAGGCGGTCACGGTTTCCGATTTTCTGTCCTGGCGTTCACGTTCCCGTTTTCGTCGAGTAACAGTAACTCCAGACCCTCGTTCGACGTACTCAACCTGAACCTCGCCGCCTGTTCCACCGCTCGAGCGAGCAGGATTCGCTGGAACAGTATGGCGCTCGAGCGGTGTTCGGGTGGAACGGCGAAGTACTCGAGCGAGGTTCGTTGAAACGAAGGAACGCTCGAAAAACGGTCAGGCTCGCGATTCGCTCGTCGGCCGCTCGGCCGACAGCGACTCGACGTACTCGAGGAAGTTGTCGAACAGCACTTTGGCGTCAGCCGCCGTGACGACGTTCTCTTCGGTGATCCCGTCGAGGACGGCGGCGATTCGTTCCTCGGGCAGGTCCTTCTCGCGGGTGATCCGTTCGGCGGTTGCGCGGTCGTACTCCGGGTGAAACTGGACGCCGAAGACGTGGCCGGCGCGAAAGCCGTGGATCGAGTAGTCGTTCTCGGCGGTGAGTTCGGCTCCAGGCGGGAGTTTCGTCACCTCGTCGGAGTGGGTCGTGAACGCCAGGAAACGGTCGGGGAGACTCGACAGCAACTGCGAATCGCCGACGCGTTCGATCTCCCGGTAGCCGATTTCGTACTCCCCCATCGGTTCGACTCGGCCGCCGAGGACGTGTGCGAGTAACTGGTGGCCGAAACAGACGCCGAGCACGGGAAGGTCGCGATCGATCGCCTCGTCTACCCACTCGAGCAGTGGCGGAATCCACGGTTCGTCGCCGTAGACCGACGCGCCAGACCCGCTGACGATCACGGCGTCGTAGTCGTAGGTGTCGGGGAGTTCGCCTTCGTCCACCGCGAACGAGTGGACCTCGGCTCGTACGTCTCGATCGAAGTTCCGCGCCGTCGCCTCGTCGTTGTACGAGGCGTTCAACAGCGCGACTCGGAGTGCGTGCATTCTCGTTGTCCGGTACGAAACACTGGAGCGTCAAATACGTTACCGTCCCGTCGAGACGATGGATCGGACGGTCTCGAGGTCGGCCTCGATCGCCTCCCGGTAGGGACGCTCGTCGGTCACGAACTCCACGTTCGCGAAGCCGTCGAACCCGCCCTCGAGGAACGGTTCGAGGATCGCCTCGAGGTCGTAGTACGCCTCCGCGAGCGGGGCGCGAGCGCGTTCGGTTCGCTCACGCGTCGTCTGGAGGTGAAGCTGATTCGAGAGCGGCGCGAGTTCCTGGGCCTCGCGCTCGAGTTCGGCTGCTGGAATCGAAAAGCCCGGCTGGTAGTTCAGGCAACAGCGCTCGTCGTCGATCGTCTCGATCAGCCGTCTGGCGCCCTCGCGGGTGTGCGTGACCGTGTTGTTGTGCTTCTCGACGGTGATCTGCACGTCGTAGTCGGCGGCGCGCTCGGTCAGTTGCTCGAGATCGGCGACGACTCGATTCCAGTGATCCTCGTCGTGATCACCGTACTCCTGGCTACCCGCCCAGACTCGGATGATATCCGTGTCGAGGCGGTCGGTCACCGCGAGTTCGTGCTCGAGGTCGGCGGCGAAGTCGTCGCTGCCACAGCGCAGGTACGAGCCATGGGAGGCAATCTCGAGGCCGCGAGCGCTCGTCGCCTCGTTGATCCGCTCGCAAGTCGCCTCGGAGCCGTCACCGACGTGATCGCGGCCCCAGAGTTCGACGCCGTCGTACCCGGCCTCAGCGGCCAGATCGAGGACTTCCTCGAGGGAGCGCCCTTTGGCCGAGATCGTACACAGGCCGACGCGAATCGTCATCGCGCTCCCTCCACGTCGGCGTAGGCGTCCGTGATACGGTCCAGCTGGTCGTCGGTCACCGACAGGTCCACCGCCCCCGCGTTCTCCTCGAGCTGGTCGACCGTCCGGGCGCCGACTATAGGGACGCAGGTAAACCGGTCGCGAGCCATACACCACCGGAGCGCGACCTGCGCGGGAGTCGCCCCGGTCTCGGTCGCGACCGACCGGACGACCTCGAGGACGCGCCACTGACGCTCGTCGAACCGGTCGTTCCACCCCTCCAGGTCGCCCCGCGATCCGGCGGGTGCCTCGCCGTAGCGGTCGTACTTCCCCGTGAGGAAGCCGCCCTCGAGTGGCGAGTACGGACAGACAGCCAGGCCCTGGTCGGCACAGACGTCGAGGTAGTCGGCGACCTCGTCCCGGTAGGCGGCGTTGAACCGCGGCTGGGTGATCTCGAATCGCTCGAGGTCCTCGCGGTCGCTCTCCCAGAGCGCCTTCGTCAGCTTCCAGGCGGCGCCCGCAGACGCCCCGAGGTAGCGGACGGTGCCCTCTCGGGCGAGGTCGTCGAGGGTTCGCAGCGTCTCTCGGAGGGGCGTCCCGTCGTCGAATCGGTGGATGTAGTAGACGTCGAGGTAGTCCGTGCCGAGTCGCTCGAGCGTGTCCTGAATCTCCGAGCGGATCGACTTCCGCGAGAGGCTCGTCTTGGGCACGCCACGCGTTCGCCACCACACTTTGCTCGCGATCACGAAATCCTCGCGGTCGTGGTCGGCGAGCCACTCGCCGATCCAGCGTTCGCTCCTTCCGCCGCCGTAACTGTTGGCCGTGTCGACGAAGTTGATCCCCTGCTCCCAGGCCGCGTCTAGCAGGTCGTGTGCGGTCTCGCGATCCGTCTCGAGCGTCCCGTTCGATTCCTTGCCGAACCGCCAGGTGCCGAGACACAGCGGCGACACCGTCAGTCCGGTCGAGCCCAGTCGTCGGTACTCCATGTGTGGGTACTGTGACCCCGCCACCAAAGAGATAGGGGGAGCGGCAGGGTACGCGGTCGGTCGCCGCTCGAAGGGTGTCTCGCCCTGGTATGCCATCGCTCGTTTGGCCCGTCATTCCCCTCGTCGCTCGGCTCGCTCATACGAATACTCCCGCACTCGCGTACTCACACACTCACTCGTCCGGCGGCAACTCCCCTGACTCGATGAGCGCAGCCAGCGGATTGTCCTCGATGTCCAGCGGAAGACTGACGCGTCCCCGTTTGCGCGCCGACTCCCAGATGCCGAAGACGATCTCCGTCGACCCGAGCGCTCGTCGGCCGCTGATAATCGGTTCCTCGCCGGTCTCGAGGGCCTCGAGGAGCGTCACGATGGCCGCGTCTTGGGTGGGGCCGCCGCCGACTTCGA
It contains:
- a CDS encoding type 1 glutamine amidotransferase, with amino-acid sequence MHALRVALLNASYNDEATARNFDRDVRAEVHSFAVDEGELPDTYDYDAVIVSGSGASVYGDEPWIPPLLEWVDEAIDRDLPVLGVCFGHQLLAHVLGGRVEPMGEYEIGYREIERVGDSQLLSSLPDRFLAFTTHSDEVTKLPPGAELTAENDYSIHGFRAGHVFGVQFHPEYDRATAERITREKDLPEERIAAVLDGITEENVVTAADAKVLFDNFLEYVESLSAERPTSESRA
- a CDS encoding sugar phosphate isomerase/epimerase family protein, with product MTIRVGLCTISAKGRSLEEVLDLAAEAGYDGVELWGRDHVGDGSEATCERINEATSARGLEIASHGSYLRCGSDDFAADLEHELAVTDRLDTDIIRVWAGSQEYGDHDEDHWNRVVADLEQLTERAADYDVQITVEKHNNTVTHTREGARRLIETIDDERCCLNYQPGFSIPAAELEREAQELAPLSNQLHLQTTRERTERARAPLAEAYYDLEAILEPFLEGGFDGFANVEFVTDERPYREAIEADLETVRSIVSTGR
- a CDS encoding aldo/keto reductase, producing MEYRRLGSTGLTVSPLCLGTWRFGKESNGTLETDRETAHDLLDAAWEQGINFVDTANSYGGGRSERWIGEWLADHDREDFVIASKVWWRTRGVPKTSLSRKSIRSEIQDTLERLGTDYLDVYYIHRFDDGTPLRETLRTLDDLAREGTVRYLGASAGAAWKLTKALWESDREDLERFEITQPRFNAAYRDEVADYLDVCADQGLAVCPYSPLEGGFLTGKYDRYGEAPAGSRGDLEGWNDRFDERQWRVLEVVRSVATETGATPAQVALRWCMARDRFTCVPIVGARTVDQLEENAGAVDLSVTDDQLDRITDAYADVEGAR